A DNA window from Actinokineospora baliensis contains the following coding sequences:
- a CDS encoding helix-turn-helix transcriptional regulator, which translates to MPLVGVRVADHDRARLLLYGPAGIGKSALATALAERADAALVIAPQPADAEVPGAGLAELRAAAGLPCLPTGDGLSGRALAVETVRALAGLLVVDNAQWLDPVSAELIGFAIRHAPGLRVVVAERANRRPARGVAVLGAEADRGPLPPLSPDDVAELLAHNGFRYRWAGRVHALSGGNPGLALEFGAALAGREPVAAVPLPDAVRRTIGARLAELDPAVLRTARLAALAERPTLAVLHRAGGVDLAEVDDLVVVDELDGVSFPAGAVAATLTADIPYAQRLDLHRDLAGAVDDPVQRTRHRALAAAEPDPDLADELERAAAVVRDQGNRRLAAELSLLAAQRTPPTDEDTLIRRAGDAAVDAGHSGLAERAWNAARLVLDRSTDPRQRLRVRLALADSAGQAMTDVDDQLAAALADAGDDPDLVAVVRLWEAVRANISAGDPVTARELAREAADLTVHDMAVRARALTVRARMERVLGLPDSSALEEALALSGAGIDVHDTPEYLAVRHAVFDDRLTAARSRLLVLLPAAQRAGAVDDVVDVFRSLAEVEGRAGRCGHALSYARRALELTASAGLSPGPAWYTAAVAETAGGTFERAVAYARRGAVASEQEQDRIYLSRCLHALGVVRLVTAASDEAVSVLSRVRELEQEQQVGDPSILRWHADLAEALIAVGDPAAEPLLVTTRERAVELGRDGVVAMLDRSAGIAAGSAAQLRSVAGRFTALGLLMEAGRTLLALASVQRRARRRGSARSVLAEAAELFDRLDAVPWSALAAQRLRHLDPADGDLTRTEARLAELVNAGATNQQAASALSVSVKTVEATLTRVYRKLGVHSRAQLVARLARR; encoded by the coding sequence ATGCCTCTCGTCGGTGTCCGCGTCGCGGACCACGACCGCGCCCGGTTGTTGCTCTACGGTCCGGCCGGGATCGGTAAGTCCGCCCTGGCCACGGCCCTCGCCGAGCGCGCCGACGCGGCCTTGGTGATCGCGCCGCAGCCCGCCGACGCGGAGGTGCCGGGGGCGGGGTTGGCCGAGCTGCGGGCGGCGGCGGGACTGCCGTGCTTGCCCACCGGTGACGGGCTGAGCGGGCGGGCGCTGGCGGTGGAGACCGTGCGGGCGCTGGCGGGGCTGTTGGTCGTGGACAACGCGCAGTGGCTGGATCCGGTGAGTGCCGAGTTGATCGGGTTCGCCATCCGGCACGCGCCGGGGTTGCGGGTTGTTGTCGCCGAGCGCGCGAACCGGCGGCCGGCGCGGGGGGTGGCTGTCCTCGGCGCGGAGGCCGATCGCGGGCCACTGCCGCCGTTGAGTCCGGACGATGTCGCCGAACTGTTGGCGCACAACGGGTTCCGGTACCGCTGGGCGGGGCGGGTGCACGCGCTCAGCGGCGGCAATCCCGGTTTGGCGCTGGAGTTCGGGGCGGCGCTGGCAGGCCGGGAGCCAGTCGCGGCGGTTCCGCTGCCGGATGCGGTCCGGCGGACGATCGGTGCCCGGCTGGCCGAGTTGGACCCTGCGGTGCTGCGGACGGCGCGGCTGGCGGCGCTGGCGGAGCGCCCCACGCTCGCGGTGCTGCACCGAGCGGGTGGCGTGGACCTGGCCGAGGTCGACGACCTGGTCGTGGTGGACGAACTCGACGGGGTGTCGTTCCCGGCCGGGGCCGTGGCGGCGACCCTGACCGCCGACATCCCGTACGCGCAGCGGCTCGACCTGCACCGGGACCTCGCGGGCGCGGTGGACGACCCCGTGCAGCGGACGCGGCACCGGGCGTTGGCCGCCGCCGAGCCGGACCCGGATCTCGCCGACGAACTGGAGCGGGCCGCCGCGGTGGTGCGCGACCAGGGGAACCGCAGGTTGGCGGCCGAATTGAGCCTGCTCGCGGCGCAGCGGACACCACCGACCGACGAGGACACTCTGATCAGGCGGGCGGGCGACGCGGCGGTGGACGCGGGCCACTCCGGTCTCGCCGAACGCGCCTGGAACGCGGCGCGGCTGGTACTCGACCGCAGCACCGACCCCCGGCAGCGGCTGCGCGTGCGGCTGGCCCTGGCCGATTCGGCTGGTCAGGCGATGACCGATGTGGACGACCAACTCGCGGCGGCGTTGGCCGACGCTGGTGACGACCCGGACCTGGTCGCTGTCGTGCGGCTGTGGGAGGCGGTGCGCGCCAACATCTCCGCAGGCGACCCGGTCACCGCACGCGAGCTGGCCCGGGAAGCGGCGGACCTGACCGTGCACGACATGGCGGTGCGCGCGCGGGCGTTGACGGTGCGCGCCCGGATGGAGCGGGTGCTCGGTTTGCCGGACTCGTCGGCGCTCGAGGAGGCGCTGGCTTTGAGCGGCGCGGGGATCGACGTGCACGACACCCCGGAGTACCTGGCTGTGCGGCACGCGGTGTTCGACGACAGGTTGACGGCAGCGCGTTCGCGGCTCTTAGTGCTGCTGCCCGCAGCGCAGCGCGCGGGCGCGGTCGACGACGTAGTGGACGTCTTCCGGTCGTTGGCGGAGGTCGAGGGCCGCGCCGGTCGTTGTGGTCACGCGCTCTCTTACGCGCGACGGGCACTTGAGCTGACCGCGTCCGCGGGCCTGTCCCCCGGCCCTGCCTGGTACACGGCCGCAGTGGCGGAGACCGCGGGTGGAACATTCGAACGGGCGGTGGCCTACGCGCGGCGCGGTGCCGTTGCTTCCGAACAGGAGCAGGACCGGATCTACCTCTCGCGGTGCCTACACGCGCTCGGGGTTGTCCGGCTGGTGACGGCGGCCTCGGACGAGGCGGTGAGCGTGCTGTCCCGAGTGCGAGAACTTGAGCAGGAACAGCAGGTCGGCGACCCGTCGATCCTGCGTTGGCACGCCGACCTGGCCGAAGCGTTGATCGCGGTGGGCGACCCGGCCGCCGAACCGCTGCTGGTCACGACCCGGGAACGGGCGGTGGAGCTGGGGCGCGACGGGGTGGTGGCGATGCTCGACCGGTCCGCCGGGATCGCGGCGGGGTCGGCGGCGCAGTTGCGGTCGGTGGCCGGGCGGTTCACCGCGCTGGGGTTGCTGATGGAGGCCGGGCGGACCCTGCTCGCGCTGGCGTCGGTGCAGCGGCGGGCGCGGCGGCGCGGATCGGCGCGGTCGGTCCTGGCGGAGGCGGCCGAGCTGTTCGACCGGCTCGACGCCGTGCCCTGGTCGGCGCTGGCGGCCCAGCGGCTGCGGCACCTGGACCCCGCGGACGGCGACCTGACCCGCACCGAGGCGCGGCTGGCCGAGCTGGTGAACGCCGGGGCAACCAACCAGCAGGCCGCGTCGGCGCTGAGCGTGAGCGTGAAGACCGTCGAGGCGACGCTGACCAGGGTGTACCGGAAGCTGGGGGTGCACTCGCGGGCCCAACTGGTGGCGCGGCTGGCCCGGCGGTAA
- a CDS encoding proprotein convertase P-domain-containing protein has protein sequence MRLRTALWLACALTLSVSAGYASGAGAAPDDPVVDALSRDLGISRTEAQDRLADQAQAQRVVAALPRTGTAGLWLDGGLKVAVTDEATAAAVRDLGAQPVMVSRDQATLDRLVKTVADHAFPGVTSWGVDPRANDVVVRIDRTRTSRAFPAIDGVRVVETTSSPVQQSGTVQPGNPWWPGSESNCSVGFPATDSSGGKHFLTAGHCTNDANQAAYGQSGSQNRIGTSNVGGSRSVNAREGDMGVVAVTESGWSLSASVNTWGGSAVTVSGSVEPLVGQAVCHSGNTSKWQCGEVTAVNQTISYGSVVVEGLATTTACSLGGDSGGAWLAGDKAVGLHSGGASSCSPGGARDQSIFQPVTEALRKWNLTLVTSGGGGDTQAPTAPANPRATGTTSSSVTLAWDAATDNVGVTGYTVYNGTTVAATVAATTATVNGLSPDTAYTFTVKANDAAGNASPASAAVQARTQPGNPGGGRTFRSDTDFQIRDYQTVISPLSVTLSGKAATTVKVSVAATHTCQQDLNVTLVGPSGTWYTLQRYGGYPCTAFPNPKTFTVTNVNENATGKWTLRIGDNGPGDTGLLDAWTVTL, from the coding sequence ATGCGATTGCGAACAGCCCTGTGGTTGGCGTGCGCGCTGACCCTGTCCGTGAGCGCCGGGTACGCCTCCGGCGCGGGCGCGGCCCCCGACGACCCGGTGGTGGACGCGCTCAGCCGCGACCTCGGCATCAGCCGGACCGAGGCGCAAGACCGGCTCGCCGACCAGGCCCAGGCCCAGCGCGTCGTGGCGGCCCTGCCCCGCACCGGCACCGCGGGCCTGTGGCTCGACGGCGGCTTGAAGGTCGCCGTCACCGACGAGGCCACCGCGGCCGCCGTGCGCGACCTCGGCGCACAACCGGTCATGGTCAGCCGCGATCAGGCGACCCTCGACCGGCTGGTCAAGACCGTCGCCGACCACGCGTTCCCCGGCGTGACCTCCTGGGGCGTCGACCCGCGCGCCAACGACGTCGTCGTCCGCATCGACCGCACGCGCACGTCCCGCGCGTTCCCGGCCATCGACGGCGTCCGCGTCGTGGAGACCACCTCGTCGCCGGTCCAGCAGAGCGGCACGGTCCAGCCCGGCAACCCGTGGTGGCCCGGCAGCGAGTCCAACTGCTCCGTGGGCTTCCCGGCCACGGATTCCTCCGGTGGCAAGCACTTCCTGACCGCCGGGCACTGCACCAACGACGCCAACCAGGCCGCCTACGGGCAGAGCGGCAGCCAGAACCGCATCGGCACCTCCAACGTCGGCGGCTCGCGGTCGGTCAACGCCCGCGAGGGCGACATGGGCGTCGTCGCGGTCACCGAGTCGGGCTGGTCGCTGTCGGCCTCGGTGAACACCTGGGGCGGCAGCGCGGTGACCGTCTCCGGTTCGGTGGAACCGCTGGTCGGGCAGGCGGTGTGCCACTCGGGGAACACGTCGAAGTGGCAGTGCGGCGAGGTGACCGCGGTCAACCAGACGATCAGCTACGGCAGCGTGGTCGTCGAGGGGTTGGCCACCACCACCGCGTGCTCGCTGGGCGGCGACTCCGGCGGCGCCTGGCTGGCCGGGGACAAGGCCGTCGGCCTGCACTCGGGTGGCGCGTCCTCCTGCAGCCCGGGTGGCGCGCGCGACCAGTCGATCTTCCAGCCGGTCACCGAGGCGCTGCGGAAGTGGAACCTCACCCTCGTCACCAGCGGCGGGGGAGGCGACACCCAGGCGCCGACCGCGCCCGCCAACCCGCGCGCGACCGGCACCACCTCCAGCAGCGTGACCCTGGCCTGGGACGCCGCCACGGACAACGTCGGCGTCACCGGCTACACCGTCTACAACGGCACTACGGTCGCGGCGACCGTCGCAGCGACGACGGCGACGGTCAATGGCCTGTCGCCCGACACCGCCTACACGTTCACCGTCAAAGCCAACGACGCCGCGGGCAACGCTTCGCCTGCCAGTGCTGCCGTGCAAGCCCGCACCCAGCCCGGCAACCCGGGCGGCGGCCGCACGTTCCGCAGCGACACCGACTTCCAGATCCGCGACTACCAGACCGTCATCAGCCCTCTTAGCGTGACCCTGTCCGGTAAGGCAGCCACCACCGTGAAGGTAAGCGTGGCCGCCACACACACCTGCCAACAGGACCTCAACGTCACCCTGGTCGGCCCCTCCGGCACCTGGTACACGCTGCAGCGCTATGGCGGCTACCCGTGCACAGCGTTCCCCAACCCCAAGACCTTCACGGTCACCAACGTCAACGAGAACGCCACCGGCAAGTGGACTCTGCGCATCGGCGACAACGGGCCCGGCGACACCGGGTTGCTCGACGCATGGACGGTCACCCTGTAA
- a CDS encoding VOC family protein has product MSNRDTPTPNDSREIRMSNLGAKTILHPVTDLAAAKAVYTALLGTEPQADAPYYVGFEHEGQHIGLVPGGAAQGMTGPVTHWHVTDIEAKIAELVAAGATVAQAPRQVGGTRLVATVTDPDGNVLGLIQD; this is encoded by the coding sequence GTGTCCAACCGCGACACCCCAACACCCAACGATTCCCGGGAGATCCGCATGTCCAACCTCGGCGCCAAGACCATCCTGCACCCGGTCACCGACCTGGCCGCCGCCAAGGCCGTGTACACCGCTCTGCTGGGCACCGAGCCCCAGGCCGACGCGCCCTACTACGTCGGGTTCGAGCACGAGGGCCAGCACATCGGCCTGGTGCCCGGCGGTGCCGCCCAGGGCATGACCGGCCCGGTCACCCACTGGCACGTGACCGACATCGAGGCCAAGATCGCCGAGCTCGTCGCCGCGGGCGCCACCGTCGCCCAGGCCCCCAGGCAGGTCGGCGGCACCCGGCTGGTCGCCACCGTCACCGACCCCGACGGCAACGTCCTCGGCCTCATCCAGGACTGA
- a CDS encoding ATP-binding cassette domain-containing protein, with protein sequence MSKPKRAAAQATGAHVADSHELIRVLGARENNLKDVSVELPKRRLTVFTGVSGSGKSSLVFSTIAAESQRMINETYSAFVQGFMPTLARPDVDVLEGLTTAIIVDQQRLGADPRSTVGTATDANAMLRILFSRLGKPHIGSPQAFSFNVASISGAGAVTVERAGKTVKERRSFSITGGMCPRCEGRGSVTDIDLTQLYDDSKSIAEGAFTIPGWKSDSWWTVRIYAESGFLDPDKPIRKFTKKEMQDFLYREPTKVKVEGVNLTYEGLIPKIQKSFLSKDKESLQPHIRAFVERAVTFTTCPDCAGTRLSEAARSSKIKRISIADACAMQISDLAEWVRGLSEPSVAPLLETLGHTLDSFVQIGLGYLSLNRPSGTLSGGEAQRVKMIRHLGSSLTDTTYVFDEPTIGLHPHDIQRMNDLLLRLRDKGNTVLVVEHKPEAIAIADHIVDLGPGAGTAGGTVCFEGTLEGLRASGTVTGRHLDDRASLKDEVRAPSGALQVRGATTNNLRKVNVDIPLGVLVVVTGVAGSGKSSLIHGSVSGGDGVISVDQTAIKGSRRSNPATYTGLLEPIRKAFAKANNVKPALFSANSEGACPTCNGAGVIFTDLAMMAGVATPCELCEGKRFQAEVLDYKFGGRDISEVLAMSVTDATEFFSGGDAHIPAAHKILTHLSDVGLGYLSLGQPLTTLSGGERQRLKLATHMSEKGGVYVLDEPTTGLHLADVDHLLGLLDRLVDSGKSVIVIEHHQAVMAHADWIIDLGPGAGHDGGKVVFEGTPADLVAARSTLTGEHLADYVS encoded by the coding sequence ATGAGCAAGCCCAAGCGGGCGGCCGCCCAGGCGACCGGGGCGCACGTCGCCGACAGCCACGAGCTGATCCGGGTGCTCGGCGCGCGGGAGAACAACCTCAAGGACGTCAGCGTCGAGCTGCCCAAGCGCCGGTTGACGGTGTTCACCGGGGTGTCCGGGTCCGGCAAGAGCTCGCTGGTGTTCAGCACCATCGCCGCCGAGTCGCAGCGGATGATCAACGAGACCTACAGCGCGTTCGTCCAGGGCTTCATGCCGACCCTGGCCCGCCCGGACGTCGACGTGCTCGAGGGCCTGACCACCGCGATCATCGTCGACCAGCAGCGACTGGGCGCCGACCCGCGCTCGACCGTCGGCACGGCGACCGACGCCAACGCGATGCTGCGGATCCTGTTCAGCAGGCTCGGCAAGCCGCACATCGGGTCACCGCAGGCGTTCTCGTTCAACGTCGCCTCGATCAGCGGCGCCGGGGCGGTCACCGTGGAGCGCGCGGGCAAGACGGTGAAGGAGCGGCGCAGCTTCTCCATCACCGGCGGCATGTGCCCGCGCTGCGAGGGCAGGGGCTCGGTCACCGACATCGACCTCACCCAGCTCTACGACGACTCCAAGTCGATCGCCGAGGGCGCGTTCACCATCCCCGGGTGGAAGTCCGACAGCTGGTGGACGGTGCGGATCTACGCCGAGTCCGGGTTCCTGGACCCGGACAAGCCGATCCGCAAGTTCACCAAGAAGGAGATGCAGGACTTCCTCTACCGGGAGCCGACCAAGGTCAAGGTGGAGGGGGTCAACCTCACCTACGAGGGCCTCATCCCCAAGATCCAGAAGTCGTTCCTGTCCAAGGACAAGGAGTCGCTGCAGCCGCACATCCGGGCCTTCGTCGAGCGCGCGGTCACCTTCACCACCTGCCCGGACTGCGCGGGCACCCGGCTCAGCGAGGCGGCCAGGTCGTCGAAGATCAAGCGGATCAGCATCGCCGACGCCTGCGCGATGCAGATCAGCGATCTCGCCGAGTGGGTCCGCGGCCTCTCGGAGCCGTCGGTCGCGCCGCTGCTGGAGACACTGGGGCACACGCTGGACTCGTTCGTGCAGATCGGCCTCGGGTACCTCTCGCTCAACCGGCCGTCGGGCACCCTGTCCGGCGGTGAGGCGCAGCGGGTGAAGATGATCCGCCACCTCGGCTCGTCGCTCACCGACACCACCTACGTCTTCGACGAGCCCACAATCGGACTGCACCCGCACGACATCCAGCGGATGAACGACCTGCTGCTGCGCCTGCGCGACAAGGGCAACACGGTGCTGGTCGTCGAGCACAAGCCCGAGGCCATCGCCATCGCCGACCACATCGTCGACCTGGGCCCCGGCGCGGGCACCGCGGGCGGCACCGTCTGCTTCGAGGGGACGCTCGAGGGCCTGCGCGCCAGCGGCACCGTCACCGGTCGGCACCTCGACGACCGGGCCTCGCTTAAAGACGAGGTCCGCGCGCCTAGTGGCGCGCTGCAGGTGCGGGGTGCCACCACCAACAACCTGCGCAAGGTCAACGTCGACATCCCGCTGGGCGTGCTAGTCGTGGTGACCGGCGTGGCGGGCTCGGGCAAGAGTTCCCTGATCCACGGCTCCGTCTCCGGCGGCGACGGCGTGATCTCGGTGGACCAGACCGCGATCAAGGGCTCCCGCCGCAGCAACCCGGCCACCTACACGGGTCTGCTCGAGCCCATCCGCAAGGCTTTCGCCAAGGCCAACAACGTGAAACCCGCCCTGTTCAGCGCCAACTCGGAGGGCGCCTGCCCCACCTGCAACGGCGCGGGCGTCATCTTCACCGACCTGGCCATGATGGCGGGCGTCGCCACCCCCTGCGAGCTCTGCGAGGGCAAGCGCTTCCAAGCCGAAGTCCTCGACTACAAGTTCGGCGGCCGCGACATCAGCGAGGTCCTCGCCATGTCCGTCACCGACGCCACCGAGTTCTTCAGCGGCGGAGACGCCCACATCCCCGCCGCCCACAAGATCCTCACCCACCTCTCCGACGTCGGCCTCGGCTACCTCAGCCTCGGCCAACCCCTCACCACCCTCTCCGGCGGCGAACGCCAACGCCTCAAACTGGCCACCCACATGTCCGAAAAAGGCGGCGTCTACGTGCTCGACGAGCCCACCACCGGCCTACACCTGGCCGACGTCGACCACCTGCTGGGCCTGCTCGACCGCCTAGTCGACTCCGGCAAGTCCGTCATCGTCATCGAACACCACCAAGCCGTCATGGCCCACGCCGACTGGATCATCGACCTAGGCCCAGGCGCAGGCCACGACGGCGGCAAGGTCGTCTTCGAAGGAACCCCCGCCGACCTGGTAGCCGCCCGCTCCACCCTCACCGGGGAACACTTGGCCGACTACGTCAGCTAA
- a CDS encoding helix-turn-helix transcriptional regulator, translating into MEDFWRTQVPHRFLAPWVSFYLACQRTADEPRTGLVAALNSVIVVIDLDTGSRLQVTGLSDRPTSYRRPAWEHAVIVELTPPGARALFGIAPRELANTTTALDDLLGPRARHLAEELALAPDWDHRFRVLDHRLTQWIDPAPAKHLDNGWRHLTVADTPIRVDALAREVGLSRQHLSTSFHRDIGLPPKSVARVARSHRAVRLMTGSTPPPLTTIAAHCGYADQAHLNRDFRQLVGCTPTELVRHGSNRTDFFLGSLISLRPTPRTGTRLESGRPL; encoded by the coding sequence GTGGAGGACTTCTGGCGAACCCAGGTGCCACACCGGTTCCTCGCCCCCTGGGTCAGCTTCTACCTCGCCTGCCAACGGACAGCCGACGAGCCACGCACCGGGTTGGTCGCCGCGTTGAACTCGGTCATCGTGGTGATCGACCTCGACACCGGATCCCGGCTGCAGGTCACCGGCCTGTCCGACCGTCCGACCAGCTACCGGCGCCCCGCGTGGGAGCACGCGGTCATCGTTGAACTCACCCCGCCAGGCGCCCGAGCGCTGTTCGGCATCGCGCCCCGAGAACTGGCCAACACCACCACCGCGCTCGACGACCTGCTCGGCCCACGCGCGCGCCACCTGGCCGAGGAGTTGGCACTGGCACCGGACTGGGACCACCGGTTCCGCGTCCTGGACCACCGCCTCACCCAGTGGATCGACCCGGCCCCCGCCAAACACCTCGACAACGGCTGGCGGCACCTCACCGTCGCGGACACGCCGATCAGGGTCGACGCACTGGCCCGCGAGGTGGGCTTGAGCAGACAGCACCTGAGCACCAGCTTCCACCGGGACATCGGCCTACCGCCCAAGTCCGTCGCCAGAGTCGCCCGCTCCCACCGAGCCGTCCGACTGATGACCGGCAGCACACCGCCACCCCTGACCACCATCGCCGCGCACTGCGGCTACGCCGACCAAGCCCATCTCAACCGCGACTTCCGCCAACTGGTCGGCTGCACCCCCACCGAACTGGTCCGCCACGGCAGCAACCGAACCGACTTCTTCCTCGGCAGCCTGATCAGCCTGCGCCCAACCCCCCGCACCGGCACCCGC